TGAATAATGCTGATAAATCGTCAATAGAAGCTTTAAAAAGTTTGCCTATACAAAATATGAGAGGGCAGAATGTTCAGTTGGGTGATATTGCTGAAGTGAAAGAAACGGTGAAGGAGAAAAGTATTTGGCGTAAAGACCAAAAACGATTGGTTATGGTTACCGCTGACCTGGCTGGTTCTCTTGAGAGCCCCATTTACGCAATGATGGATGTAAATAAGAGGCTTAAGGAAGTAAAACTACCTGCTGGCTATGATCTCAGTGTGTTGAATAATTCACAACCTGATAATGAAGACCATTACTCTATGAAATGGGATGGTGAATGGCAGATTACCTATGAAGTCTTTCGTGACTTAGGCATTGCTTTTGCGGTTGCGATACTTATAATTTATTTATTGATAGTCGGTTGGTTCCAAGATTTCTTTGCTCCTGTTGTAATGCTTGCCGCTATACCCCTTTCTCTAATTGGAATCGTTTTGGGACACTGGGTGATGGGAGCTTATTTTAGTGCAACTTCTATGATTGGCTTTATTGCTCTGGCGGGTGTCATGGTAAGAAATTCATTACTGCTTATTGACTTTATCAATATTCGTTTGAAAGAGGGTATTTCTCTAAAAGAATCTATTCTTGAAGCGGGTGCTGTACGAACATTGCCTATCGTTCTTACTGCAGGTACCGTTGTTTTAGGAGCCATCGTGATATTATTTGATCCTCTTTTTCAAGGTTTGGCTATCTCTTTGATGGGAGGAACCATTACTTCTACCATTCTAACGCTTGGTGTTGTGCCATTGCTATATTTTAAAATGTTGAAAAAGAGAATTAAATAAACAATACGCTATGAAACTATTAGTTGTTTTGAGTATCCAAGAATATCGTGCGGAAGTTTCTAAGCTACTAGAAGAAGCTGGAATCACTATTTTTAGTGTAAGTGACACTACGGGATATAAGAAAAGAGAATATAATGTTGGTTGGTTTGGCTCTGCTAACGGGAAAACAAACTCTATTGTGATGTTTAGCTTTACTGATGCTGATTCGGCTCATAAAGCAATTGAAAATATTAATCAATGTAATTTAGATAAAGGCACGTCGTTTCCCGTTAGGGGCTTCGTGCTCAATGTCGAAGAATTTTCAAAAATGATGTAAGATGATAAAAGAACGTATAATAAGATTTGTTGCCGGAACTCTTGTCTTAACAAGTGTTCTTTTGGCCTATTTTGTTGCCATAGAATGGTTGTTTCTTGCAGGTTTTGTTGGCTTTAATCTGCTTCAATCTTCTATGACTAAGTTTTGCCCTTTGGAAAAGATCCTTGATTTGTTTATTAAGGAATAGTAATCTTTCTTTTGAGGAATACGTAATTTAATTATAAAAGATGGGGATGTTGTATGGTG
This window of the uncultured Bacteroides sp. genome carries:
- a CDS encoding DUF2892 domain-containing protein: MIKERIIRFVAGTLVLTSVLLAYFVAIEWLFLAGFVGFNLLQSSMTKFCPLEKILDLFIKE